The Polyangium aurulentum genomic interval GAGTCTCCGGACGGCGCATCCGAGCCGATCGCGTTCGTCCCGTCGCCGTCTCCCAGCTCCGGGGCACCGACCTCCGCGACGGGCGTGCCATTCACGTACAGCCGCAGCGCCCCCGCTCTGAAGACGCAGGCGGCGTGGATCCAGGTGTCGAGCGGCATGTTCGCCATCTGCGCGACGGGGCCTCCACGCGTGCATCGGAGCTCCCCCTGGTTGTAGACGAAGAGCCCGTAGCGGCCGTTGCTATCGAACAGCCCCATGCGGTAGCCGTCTCCTGCATGGCTCCGCTGGTAGTACCAGAGCTCGAGGGTATATTCCGTGACGTCCCAGTGGTCGGCATCGGCGATGGCGACCTGACTGCCGGCATGGAAATCCGCTCCCAGACCCTCTTTGCCCTCGGAAATGGTCACGCCGGACGCGCTGACCTCATTGCCCTTCCCCGACTCGTCGTTCGTATTGTTCTCGAAGCGGAAGCAGGCCAGCAACGCCGGGTCGTCCGGGTCGCAGAACGGGGGGGACGGCATGCCGCCACCGCCGCTGCCGCCCG includes:
- a CDS encoding LamG domain-containing protein, with amino-acid sequence MSVTRPSCAALLLLASSVSCGLDAYGTGAASSGSGEAPVESAASSGGAVDTSSSGAGGSGGAGGAGGSGGGGMPSPPFCDPDDPALLACFRFENNTNDESGKGNEVSASGVTISEGKEGLGADFHAGSQVAIADADHWDVTEYTLELWYYQRSHAGDGYRMGLFDSNGRYGLFVYNQGELRCTRGGPVAQMANMPLDTWIHAACVFRAGALRLYVNGTPVAEVGAPELGDGDGTNAIGSDAPSGDSLDGLIDNVRVWNVARSESHICKAAGKPDC